One Dokdonia sp. Dokd-P16 genomic window carries:
- a CDS encoding LytR/AlgR family response regulator transcription factor, producing MRNYKIYLYITLGTTIFFLIIAFFATPYFIKNTTITLLDSEISAAKAETTQIAVVFSEGQISKTDKEKTIQGIQKAITNTHREDVYLSLINWSGKIVSHPDLTLIGAKIPDQDNNTSSIETIMSGEDLYKLIKNSKKDISLTINDDIIYMLSIPNTDLIVTAYINRKNIQLRIKETRTLFNTGFLIIGLFTLLFVLAIIRYISSYYEEQLALKTSTIEDSVLSLSKLNTSLENYQKNILEIRETQELNSNVSKKESGDDVIDTQEKSKQRLLTYVRNELLSISTDDISYIYVDNSITYVIKKDGRRSTTNDSLDQIYSSLDQGLFFRANRQIIVAIHAIEKITKFGNSALKIQTNPESEIEIIIGKNKAASFKQWLDL from the coding sequence ATGAGAAATTACAAAATCTATCTTTACATTACTTTAGGAACCACTATTTTCTTTTTGATCATTGCTTTTTTTGCAACGCCTTATTTTATCAAAAACACAACGATTACACTTTTAGATAGTGAGATTTCTGCCGCAAAAGCAGAGACTACTCAAATTGCTGTGGTCTTTAGTGAAGGTCAAATTTCTAAAACAGATAAGGAAAAAACAATACAAGGTATACAAAAGGCAATAACAAATACACATAGAGAAGACGTATACCTTTCTCTTATAAACTGGTCGGGAAAAATAGTCTCTCATCCAGATCTCACTTTAATAGGTGCTAAAATTCCAGATCAAGATAACAATACCTCGAGTATAGAAACAATAATGTCTGGAGAAGATCTATACAAGCTTATCAAAAACTCAAAAAAAGATATTTCATTAACCATAAATGATGATATCATCTATATGCTATCTATCCCTAATACGGATCTTATTGTTACCGCATACATTAATAGAAAAAACATTCAGCTACGCATTAAAGAGACTAGAACTCTTTTTAATACAGGTTTTCTCATAATAGGCTTGTTTACACTATTGTTTGTACTAGCGATTATTAGATATATTTCTAGTTATTATGAAGAACAACTAGCATTAAAAACAAGTACAATAGAAGATAGTGTACTTAGCCTTTCAAAGCTTAATACATCTCTAGAAAACTATCAGAAAAATATACTTGAAATAAGAGAAACGCAAGAACTCAACTCAAATGTATCAAAAAAGGAATCTGGAGATGACGTAATTGATACGCAGGAAAAATCTAAACAACGCTTACTTACTTATGTGCGCAACGAACTCTTATCTATATCTACAGATGACATCTCATATATTTATGTAGACAATAGTATTACGTATGTTATAAAAAAGGATGGCCGCCGCAGTACTACAAATGATAGTTTAGATCAAATTTACTCCTCACTTGATCAAGGACTTTTTTTTAGAGCAAATAGACAAATTATAGTTGCTATACACGCCATTGAAAAAATTACGAAATTTGGAAATAGCGCTCTTAAAATTCAAACAAATCCTGAGTCAGAAATTGAAATTATCATTGGAAAAAACAAAGCCGCATCCTTTAAACAATGGCTTGATTTATAA
- the gldC gene encoding gliding motility protein GldC, whose protein sequence is MAKKEKSEIKIAIELDENRVPESMAWTARDGGVANEEAKAMLLSLWDPNQKETVRIDLWTKDMPVDEMQQFFHQVLVGMTESFRRATNDEKMADTMKDFADYFAEHLDLKEK, encoded by the coding sequence ATGGCTAAGAAAGAAAAATCTGAAATTAAAATAGCAATCGAACTTGATGAGAATCGTGTTCCAGAAAGTATGGCTTGGACTGCACGTGATGGTGGAGTAGCAAACGAGGAAGCAAAAGCAATGCTTCTTTCTTTATGGGATCCTAACCAAAAGGAAACTGTACGTATTGATTTATGGACAAAAGATATGCCCGTAGATGAGATGCAGCAATTTTTTCACCAAGTACTTGTGGGTATGACAGAGTCTTTTCGTCGTGCTACAAATGATGAGAAAATGGCAGATACTATGAAAGATTTTGCAGATTATTTTGCAGAACACCTTGATCTAAAAGAAAAATAG
- the gldB gene encoding gliding motility lipoprotein GldB, whose protein sequence is MNKMLIILPLLVCLTSCTEDTKTPPEIKAMSVDMEVRRFDQLFAAASKEDLAPLRKEFPYLFSKKFPDEYWAQRFADTIQLEINEEIAKVFPDFESEKASIEDLFRHIKYYFPETTIPKIVTLTTEVDYRNKVVLADSLLLVGLDTYLGADHHFYVGIPKFQSKNFRKEQMPVDIADAFAKTKTNRLRQKDFLSEIIHEGKKLYLMQLLLSEIPAHEVLGYTPEELLFAQENEKNMWEFFVKNELLYSTDRKLLSRFINPAPFSKFYLSFDNETPGRVGRYIGHEIVKSYMDNNDVSLKVLLNQDATIIFANAKYKP, encoded by the coding sequence ATGAATAAAATGCTTATAATTCTGCCATTGCTGGTATGCCTTACTAGTTGTACAGAAGACACAAAGACTCCGCCAGAAATCAAAGCAATGTCTGTAGATATGGAGGTTAGGAGATTTGATCAACTATTTGCTGCTGCTTCAAAGGAAGACCTAGCACCTTTAAGGAAAGAGTTTCCTTATTTATTTTCAAAAAAATTTCCTGACGAATACTGGGCTCAACGTTTTGCAGATACTATACAGTTAGAAATTAACGAAGAGATTGCAAAAGTTTTTCCAGATTTTGAGAGTGAAAAAGCTTCCATAGAAGATCTTTTTCGTCATATTAAGTATTACTTCCCAGAAACTACAATTCCTAAGATTGTAACCCTAACGACAGAAGTTGATTATAGAAATAAAGTCGTGCTAGCAGACAGCCTTTTGTTAGTAGGATTAGATACATACTTAGGGGCAGATCATCATTTTTATGTAGGTATTCCAAAATTTCAAAGTAAGAATTTTAGAAAAGAGCAGATGCCAGTAGATATAGCAGATGCATTTGCAAAAACAAAAACTAATAGATTACGTCAAAAGGACTTCCTTTCTGAGATCATACATGAAGGTAAAAAGTTATACCTCATGCAACTGTTGCTTAGTGAGATACCTGCTCATGAAGTCTTAGGTTATACACCTGAGGAGTTACTATTTGCGCAAGAGAATGAAAAAAATATGTGGGAGTTTTTTGTAAAAAACGAACTGTTATATAGTACAGATAGAAAGCTTTTAAGTCGTTTTATAAATCCAGCGCCTTTCTCAAAATTCTATCTTTCCTTTGATAATGAGACGCCTGGTCGAGTGGGGAGATATATAGGTCACGAGATTGTAAAATCATATATGGATAACAACGATGTATCGCTTAAAGTCTTATTGAATCAAGATGCAACTATTATCTTTGCAAACGCAAAATACAAACCCTAA
- the nadE gene encoding NAD(+) synthase, producing the protein MQSDKVVDHIVNWLKEYATNARMTGFVIGISGGIDSALTSTLCAKTGLRVLCVEMPIHQDERQVTRAKEHINQLKKRFANVSSLEVNLTETFEQLKSAVPTAEDSEQLNLSLANTRARLRMSTLYYFAGLHKYLVAGTGNKVEDFGVGFYTKYGDGGVDLSPIADLMKSEVFKLAAAVGVPESIQNAAPTDGLWGDDRTDEDQIGATYDQLEWAMHQDELLKSGDSNKTVESFTTEERRVFDLYKRLNTANLHKMNPIPVCNIPVNLKK; encoded by the coding sequence ATGCAAAGCGATAAAGTAGTAGACCACATTGTAAACTGGCTTAAAGAATATGCAACAAACGCCCGAATGACTGGCTTTGTGATAGGTATAAGTGGCGGTATTGATAGCGCACTTACCTCAACACTTTGTGCAAAAACAGGACTACGTGTTCTCTGTGTAGAAATGCCTATCCATCAGGATGAGCGCCAGGTGACTCGTGCTAAGGAGCATATCAACCAGCTCAAAAAGCGTTTTGCTAATGTCTCAAGCTTGGAGGTGAATCTTACAGAAACCTTCGAACAATTAAAGAGCGCTGTCCCAACTGCAGAAGACAGCGAGCAGCTCAATCTAAGCTTAGCAAACACAAGAGCTAGACTTCGCATGAGTACCCTATATTACTTTGCTGGACTTCACAAATATCTTGTTGCTGGTACAGGTAATAAAGTAGAAGACTTTGGCGTAGGCTTTTATACAAAATATGGTGATGGTGGTGTTGACCTCAGCCCTATTGCAGACCTTATGAAATCTGAAGTTTTTAAACTTGCGGCAGCAGTTGGTGTTCCAGAAAGTATTCAAAATGCAGCCCCTACAGATGGACTTTGGGGAGATGACCGCACAGATGAAGATCAAATAGGCGCAACTTACGATCAACTTGAATGGGCAATGCATCAAGATGAGCTACTTAAAAGTGGTGATAGCAACAAAACTGTTGAATCTTTCACCACAGAAGAAAGACGTGTTTTTGACCTTTACAAGAGATTAAACACTGCCAATTTGCACAAAATGAACCCTATACCCGTCTGCAACATCCCCGTTAACCTAAAAAAGTAG
- a CDS encoding response regulator, with translation MNKVLIADHHPITRKGISSILLAEGNYEVIGYVNDGNDLLNTLTTTEIDILILEIDIPNLNSITALKAIKREFPHIKILVLSCHPEEMYALSAIKYGASGYVAKTASIQRVLNAINQVQRGGIYLNEALSQRLVSDGNATQGLAFKYKKLSSREIEVLNLLSNGKRNKEIAAELDINEKTVSTYKMRLLKKLEAQNVAELIKHARLLQSSHV, from the coding sequence ATGAACAAAGTTTTAATAGCAGATCATCACCCAATCACGCGTAAGGGAATTTCTTCCATACTTCTCGCGGAGGGAAACTATGAAGTAATCGGATATGTTAACGACGGTAATGACCTTCTTAACACCCTGACTACAACAGAGATTGACATCCTCATTCTCGAGATAGACATTCCTAACCTTAATAGTATTACCGCGCTAAAGGCGATAAAAAGAGAATTTCCTCACATCAAGATATTAGTATTAAGCTGTCATCCAGAAGAGATGTATGCTTTAAGCGCTATAAAATATGGAGCTTCTGGTTATGTAGCAAAGACCGCTTCTATACAGCGCGTGCTTAATGCCATAAACCAAGTACAGCGAGGAGGAATCTACCTTAATGAAGCGCTTAGCCAGAGACTCGTAAGTGATGGTAACGCAACACAAGGACTAGCATTTAAGTATAAAAAACTCTCTAGTAGAGAGATAGAAGTATTAAACTTATTATCTAATGGTAAGCGCAATAAAGAAATTGCAGCAGAGCTAGACATTAACGAGAAGACAGTAAGTACTTATAAAATGAGACTCCTTAAAAAACTAGAAGCACAAAACGTTGCAGAGCTTATAAAGCATGCAAGGTTATTACAAAGCAGCCACGTTTAG
- the dnaG gene encoding DNA primase, which produces MISKETIDKVFETARVEEVIGDFVVLKKSGSNFKGLSPFSDERTPSFMVSPVKQIWKDFSTGKGGSAVSFLMEHEHFSYPEAIKYLAKKYNIEIEETERTDEQKEAANERESMYLVSEYARDYFHKTMLNSEQGKAIGLSYFKERGFTAATIEKFELGYNPDQWDAFTSEAIRQGYKLDYLEKTGLSIVKEEKQFDRFKGRVMFPIHSMSGRVLGFGGRILDSSKKAAKYLNSPESDIYHKSKVLYGIYYAKQAIAKEDNCYLVEGYTDVIQMFQSGIENVVSSSGTALTPEQIRLINRLTKNITVLFDGDAAGQRAALRGIDLILEQGMNVRVCSFPEGEDPDSFSRKHSKEEIVAFFDENAKDFIQYKANLLVEEAAGDPVKKADTVRDMVESISKIPDAIKQEIYVQECARIMEVSETVLYNTLAQILKKDKKETVKQDRGNQSPPPEYMSVVPDEMPNAVEKVNVLYELERKLIESLLLYGQVEEDFEDLVLKENEDGSLELEPIVHKARVFEKIYLDLQDDEVEFTNDLFKVIYGKIVAKMHLDQNFQVQNFINELAPEEASEISNIILNDEKYELHRWDTREVYVRKKDTSVGQFVTETVLSLRKYLITEKIKELMNQTKDSTDNKEIIKDILDYQSLNTLLGNKLGRVLSV; this is translated from the coding sequence TTGATATCCAAAGAAACCATAGATAAAGTTTTTGAAACTGCTCGTGTAGAGGAGGTGATAGGCGATTTTGTAGTTCTTAAAAAGTCGGGGTCAAACTTTAAAGGGCTCTCTCCATTTTCTGACGAGCGCACGCCAAGTTTTATGGTGAGTCCTGTTAAGCAAATTTGGAAAGATTTCTCTACAGGTAAAGGAGGTTCGGCGGTTTCATTCTTAATGGAACATGAGCATTTTAGCTATCCAGAAGCCATAAAGTACCTTGCCAAAAAGTACAACATTGAGATAGAGGAGACAGAGCGTACAGATGAGCAAAAGGAGGCTGCAAATGAGCGTGAGAGTATGTATCTCGTGAGTGAGTATGCTCGTGATTATTTCCATAAAACAATGCTCAACTCTGAGCAAGGAAAGGCAATAGGTCTTTCATACTTTAAGGAACGTGGGTTTACTGCAGCGACTATTGAAAAATTTGAGTTAGGATATAATCCTGATCAATGGGATGCTTTTACAAGTGAGGCAATACGCCAAGGATACAAACTAGATTACTTAGAAAAAACCGGACTATCCATTGTAAAGGAGGAGAAACAATTTGACCGTTTTAAAGGGCGTGTGATGTTTCCTATACACTCTATGAGTGGTCGTGTGCTAGGTTTTGGAGGTAGAATATTAGATAGTAGCAAGAAAGCGGCAAAATATCTCAACTCTCCAGAAAGTGATATTTACCACAAGAGTAAAGTGCTTTATGGTATTTATTATGCAAAGCAAGCTATTGCAAAGGAGGATAACTGTTACCTGGTAGAAGGGTATACAGATGTGATACAGATGTTTCAGTCGGGTATTGAGAATGTAGTTTCTTCTTCTGGAACAGCGCTTACTCCTGAGCAAATACGATTAATAAATAGACTCACTAAAAATATTACGGTCCTCTTTGATGGTGATGCTGCGGGACAGCGAGCAGCACTACGAGGGATTGATTTAATCCTTGAGCAGGGAATGAACGTGAGGGTTTGCTCCTTTCCTGAGGGTGAGGATCCAGATTCTTTTTCGCGAAAGCATAGTAAAGAAGAAATCGTTGCTTTTTTTGATGAAAATGCAAAAGATTTTATACAGTACAAAGCAAACCTGCTCGTAGAAGAAGCGGCTGGCGATCCTGTAAAAAAAGCAGATACTGTGCGTGATATGGTAGAGAGTATTTCTAAAATACCTGACGCCATAAAGCAAGAAATTTATGTGCAAGAGTGTGCGCGCATAATGGAGGTTTCTGAGACTGTGTTGTATAATACGCTTGCTCAAATACTTAAGAAAGATAAAAAAGAAACAGTAAAACAAGATCGAGGTAATCAATCACCACCACCAGAATATATGTCTGTGGTCCCAGATGAGATGCCTAATGCTGTTGAGAAAGTTAATGTGCTATATGAACTTGAGCGTAAGCTCATAGAGTCGCTACTTTTATACGGGCAGGTAGAAGAAGATTTTGAAGATCTTGTTCTTAAGGAAAATGAAGATGGTAGTCTTGAGCTGGAGCCTATAGTTCATAAGGCAAGAGTTTTTGAAAAAATCTACCTAGATCTTCAAGATGATGAGGTGGAGTTTACAAATGACCTCTTTAAGGTGATCTATGGTAAAATAGTAGCGAAAATGCACCTAGATCAAAATTTCCAAGTTCAGAATTTTATCAATGAGCTAGCACCAGAGGAAGCTAGTGAGATATCTAATATCATCCTTAATGATGAGAAGTATGAGCTTCATAGATGGGATACCCGAGAGGTTTATGTGCGTAAAAAGGATACTTCTGTAGGTCAGTTTGTTACAGAAACGGTACTGAGCCTCAGAAAATATCTTATTACAGAAAAGATAAAGGAGTTGATGAATCAGACCAAGGATAGTACAGACAATAAAGAAATCATTAAAGATATTCTTGATTATCAATCTCTTAATACGTTGCTAGGTAATAAACTAGGGCGAGTTCTATCTGTCTAA
- a CDS encoding RNA polymerase sigma factor gives MKVIQFNNEKQLIKKAIKGNRDAQRALYEQHAPKMLSVCRYYIKDVHQAEEAMCNGFLKVFTKLDSFKNAGSFEGWIRRIMVRESISYLRAIKKLYFTEDGEIESNDAINNIQTDLEVAHIQSLIDDLPEGYRVVFIMYAIEGYKHKEIAKTLGISESTSKSQLFKARKQLQAKLEEELINNGTNEVRR, from the coding sequence ATGAAAGTCATACAGTTTAATAACGAGAAACAGCTTATTAAAAAAGCTATCAAAGGTAATAGAGATGCTCAACGAGCACTTTATGAGCAGCATGCGCCTAAGATGCTAAGTGTGTGTCGTTATTATATAAAAGATGTACATCAGGCGGAGGAGGCAATGTGTAATGGTTTTTTAAAAGTATTTACAAAGCTAGATAGTTTTAAAAATGCAGGAAGTTTTGAAGGATGGATACGTAGGATTATGGTAAGGGAAAGCATTTCTTATTTACGTGCGATAAAGAAGTTATACTTCACAGAAGATGGTGAGATTGAGAGCAACGATGCCATAAATAATATCCAGACAGATCTCGAGGTGGCACACATCCAGAGTTTAATAGATGATTTGCCAGAGGGATATCGTGTAGTTTTTATAATGTATGCTATAGAGGGATACAAACACAAGGAGATAGCAAAAACACTAGGAATTAGTGAGAGCACCTCAAAAAGTCAGTTGTTTAAGGCAAGGAAGCAATTGCAAGCAAAACTTGAAGAAGAATTAATTAATAATGGGACCAATGAAGTTAGAAGATAA
- the rsmG gene encoding 16S rRNA (guanine(527)-N(7))-methyltransferase RsmG: MDIILKYFPDLTETQIEQFSKLKDLYHDWNLKINVVSRKDIDEIYLRHVLHSLGIAKVQRFNPGSKILDVGTGGGFPGVPLAILHPEVSFHLVDSIGKKIKVVNEVVEGLGITNVKTTNDRVETVKDQYDFVVSRAVAQMETFVHWVKGRVAKKSTHELKNGILYLKGGDLTEELQKYTTTTIYELPSFFEEEFFETKKVVHLPMKFKG, translated from the coding sequence ATGGATATCATATTAAAATACTTTCCTGATCTCACCGAAACTCAAATCGAGCAATTCTCAAAATTAAAGGATTTATACCACGACTGGAACCTTAAAATCAATGTTGTGAGCCGTAAGGATATTGATGAAATATACTTACGTCATGTACTACACTCACTGGGCATTGCAAAGGTACAGCGATTTAATCCTGGAAGTAAAATTCTTGACGTGGGAACTGGTGGAGGATTTCCAGGAGTGCCACTAGCGATACTACACCCAGAGGTGAGTTTTCACCTCGTAGATAGTATAGGTAAAAAAATCAAAGTAGTAAATGAGGTCGTAGAGGGTCTTGGTATTACAAATGTAAAAACAACAAATGATCGTGTTGAAACTGTAAAAGATCAATATGACTTTGTAGTCTCTCGTGCAGTAGCTCAAATGGAAACTTTTGTACACTGGGTAAAAGGTCGTGTTGCCAAAAAATCTACTCACGAACTCAAAAATGGAATTCTCTATTTAAAAGGTGGCGATCTTACAGAAGAGCTTCAAAAATATACAACGACTACCATTTATGAGCTTCCTTCATTTTTTGAAGAAGAGTTTTTTGAAACTAAAAAGGTAGTACACTTACCTATGAAGTTTAAGGGGTAA
- a CDS encoding fatty acid desaturase family protein has translation MENTIKFSRTDSAKFFRTLNKRVNSYFKENDIKRTGNWKLYLKAIIMFAIYLVPYFLFLTLDMPTWLQLLLTVVMGVGMAGIGMNVMHDGNHGSFSSKKWVNKLMGSSIYILAGNVYNWQVQHNVLHHTYTNIHGHDEDMEAGRVLRFSKHGKWHWAHKFQQYYSVFLYGLLTFNWALTTDFFQMKRYMKRKLSYGKLQSPARQWSTLLITKSIYLGMWIVIPMIVMDLAWWKILIGFFIMHYVAGVILSVIFQLAHMVEDAHMPLPDETGTMKNTWAIHQLFTTVNFSTKNKIMNWFSGGLNHQVEHHIFPHISHVHYTKISKIVRETANEFNLPYHEYETTRKALVAHFNHLKNMGMKPAITA, from the coding sequence ATGGAAAATACAATTAAATTTTCGCGCACGGACTCAGCAAAATTCTTCAGAACGCTGAATAAACGTGTAAATTCTTATTTTAAAGAAAATGATATTAAACGCACAGGTAACTGGAAATTGTACCTCAAGGCGATTATCATGTTTGCTATATACTTAGTACCTTATTTTTTATTCTTAACCCTTGATATGCCTACGTGGCTGCAATTACTTCTTACTGTTGTAATGGGTGTAGGAATGGCTGGAATAGGTATGAATGTAATGCATGATGGAAATCACGGTTCATTTTCTAGTAAAAAATGGGTTAACAAATTAATGGGTAGTAGTATCTATATTCTAGCTGGTAATGTGTATAACTGGCAAGTACAACACAACGTACTTCACCACACGTATACTAACATACACGGTCACGATGAAGATATGGAAGCTGGACGTGTACTCCGTTTCTCAAAACACGGTAAGTGGCATTGGGCTCATAAATTCCAGCAATACTACTCTGTGTTTTTATACGGACTCCTTACTTTTAACTGGGCGCTCACTACAGATTTTTTTCAAATGAAACGCTACATGAAGCGCAAACTATCTTATGGAAAACTACAAAGTCCTGCGAGACAATGGAGCACACTTCTTATCACTAAATCTATTTATCTAGGTATGTGGATTGTGATCCCGATGATTGTGATGGATCTTGCATGGTGGAAAATTCTAATAGGATTCTTTATTATGCACTACGTAGCTGGAGTAATTTTAAGTGTGATTTTCCAACTTGCACACATGGTTGAAGATGCTCACATGCCATTACCTGATGAAACAGGAACCATGAAAAATACTTGGGCGATACACCAATTATTTACTACAGTAAATTTTTCTACTAAAAATAAAATCATGAATTGGTTTTCTGGAGGTTTAAACCACCAGGTAGAACACCACATCTTCCCTCACATTAGTCACGTACATTATACGAAGATTAGTAAGATTGTAAGAGAAACAGCAAATGAGTTCAACCTTCCTTATCATGAGTATGAAACAACAAGAAAGGCGCTCGTTGCTCACTTCAATCACCTTAAAAATATGGGAATGAAACCTGCGATTACTGCATAA
- a CDS encoding pyridoxal phosphate-dependent aminotransferase, which produces MNKLSTRVTEMATSATLAMAAKARELRAEGKDIIGLSLGEPDFNTPDFIKDAAIQAINDNYNSYTPVDGYVELKEAIITKFKRDNKLDYKLPQIVVSTGAKQSLANIALVCLDPGDEVILPCPYWVSYSDIVKIAEGVPVEVPTSIDTNFKMTPEQLEAAITPKTKMLWYSSPCNPSGSIYSKEELRGLADVLVKYPNIIVVSDEIYEHINYVGEHASMAQFPDMYDRTVTVNGVSKAFAMTGWRVGYIGGPEYIARACNKMQGQITSGTNCIAQRAVITALEAPVSKVQYMIDEFKSRRTLILDLLNDIEGFKCNEPKGAFYVFPNISYYFGKTLGGTKIENASDFSLYLLEAANVATVTGEAFGNPDCIRISYAASVDNIKDAMKQIKAAVS; this is translated from the coding sequence ATGAATAAACTATCTACCCGTGTAACAGAAATGGCTACCTCTGCAACACTAGCAATGGCTGCCAAAGCAAGAGAATTAAGAGCAGAAGGAAAAGATATCATAGGTTTAAGCCTAGGAGAACCAGATTTCAATACTCCAGACTTTATAAAGGATGCCGCAATACAGGCGATAAATGACAACTATAACTCATACACTCCTGTAGATGGTTATGTAGAGTTAAAAGAGGCAATCATCACAAAATTTAAAAGAGACAACAAGCTCGATTATAAACTACCGCAAATTGTAGTTTCTACTGGAGCAAAACAATCACTTGCTAATATTGCATTAGTATGTCTTGATCCAGGTGACGAGGTAATACTACCATGCCCTTACTGGGTAAGCTACTCAGATATTGTGAAAATAGCAGAAGGTGTGCCTGTTGAAGTACCAACTTCTATAGATACTAATTTCAAAATGACTCCTGAGCAGCTTGAGGCAGCTATTACTCCTAAGACTAAGATGCTTTGGTATAGCTCTCCTTGCAACCCTTCTGGATCTATTTACAGTAAAGAAGAATTACGCGGCCTAGCAGATGTTCTTGTAAAATATCCAAACATCATCGTTGTGAGCGATGAGATATACGAACACATTAATTATGTAGGCGAGCACGCTAGTATGGCTCAGTTTCCAGATATGTACGATCGTACAGTTACTGTAAACGGTGTGTCAAAAGCTTTTGCAATGACGGGATGGCGTGTAGGTTACATAGGCGGGCCAGAATATATAGCTCGCGCTTGTAATAAAATGCAAGGACAGATTACTAGTGGTACAAACTGTATCGCTCAACGTGCTGTGATAACAGCTCTAGAAGCTCCAGTAAGCAAAGTACAATACATGATAGACGAGTTTAAAAGTCGTCGAACTTTAATACTAGACTTACTAAATGATATTGAAGGTTTTAAATGCAACGAACCAAAAGGTGCATTTTATGTATTCCCAAATATATCTTACTACTTCGGAAAAACACTAGGTGGAACAAAAATTGAAAACGCATCAGATTTTTCACTTTACCTACTTGAAGCGGCAAATGTTGCGACGGTTACTGGTGAAGCATTTGGAAATCCAGACTGCATACGTATATCTTATGCAGCTAGTGTGGACAACATAAAAGACGCAATGAAGCAGATTAAAGCTGCCGTTTCATAG